From Deinococcus taeanensis, one genomic window encodes:
- a CDS encoding serine hydrolase domain-containing protein: MIPQRTRDLVEQALGPGGPSAAALGVVRADGQRATFTAGHARHGETAPLAPDAWWDLASLTKPLFTAREVLRAAERGLLDLDDPLGRLLPDLAWMNDTPLRARTLRQLLTHTAGLGPWSKLYTWGDAATIRARFLQEPWAVTEPGTVLYSDLGYVLLGRVLERLHDRRLQTFTLDPGLTFTPRADHSVATEHCAWRERLLQGETHDENAAAMGGAAGHAGLFGTLDGVLDQAEALLRGHWLSPAAQHLALTPQAPERTLAFVHASPGWSGGSLCSPHAVGHTGFTGTGLWVDPPRGLAWVLLTNRVHPTRHGPFDIQGLRRAVGNTLSAAVPGRE, from the coding sequence GTGATTCCGCAGCGCACCCGCGACCTTGTGGAACAGGCGCTCGGCCCCGGCGGCCCGTCCGCCGCGGCGCTCGGCGTGGTCCGCGCGGACGGGCAGCGCGCCACCTTCACCGCCGGGCACGCCCGGCACGGGGAGACCGCGCCCCTCGCGCCGGACGCGTGGTGGGACCTCGCGAGCCTCACCAAGCCCCTGTTCACGGCCCGTGAAGTCCTGCGCGCGGCCGAGCGCGGCCTGCTGGACCTCGACGACCCGCTGGGCCGCCTCCTGCCTGACCTCGCGTGGATGAACGACACCCCGCTGCGCGCCCGCACCCTGCGCCAGCTGCTCACGCACACCGCCGGCCTGGGCCCCTGGTCGAAGCTCTACACCTGGGGGGACGCGGCGACCATCCGCGCGCGCTTCCTGCAGGAACCCTGGGCGGTCACCGAGCCGGGCACCGTGCTGTACTCCGACCTGGGGTACGTGCTGCTGGGCCGCGTGCTTGAACGCCTGCACGACCGTCGCCTCCAGACTTTCACGCTGGACCCGGGGTTGACCTTCACGCCCAGGGCCGATCACTCGGTCGCCACCGAACACTGCGCGTGGCGCGAACGGCTGTTGCAGGGCGAAACCCACGACGAGAACGCCGCCGCCATGGGCGGCGCGGCCGGCCACGCCGGTCTGTTCGGCACCCTCGACGGCGTCCTCGACCAGGCCGAGGCGCTGCTGCGCGGCCACTGGCTGTCTCCAGCCGCGCAGCACCTGGCGCTCACCCCACAGGCGCCGGAACGGACCCTGGCGTTCGTGCACGCCAGCCCCGGCTGGAGTGGCGGCAGCCTGTGCAGCCCCCACGCGGTGGGGCACACCGGTTTTACCGGGACGGGCCTGTGGGTGGACCCGCCCCGGGGACTCGCCTGGGTGCTGCTGACCAACCGTGTTCACCCCACCCGGCACGGCCCGTTCGACATTCAGGGCCTGCGCCGCGCCGTGGGCAATACCCTCAGCGCCGCGGTTCCCGGGCGTGAGTAG
- a CDS encoding N-acetylmuramic acid 6-phosphate etherase, translated as MTPDPTLHTEAVHPAWSDLDLLSPGALMDALLEDQLGAVDAARRAAPALTAAAQAALPRLERGGRLLYAGAGTSGRLGVLDATELTPTFSWPPERAVPLIAGGPRAIRAAVEGAEDDREDGVRVLGGVSPTSDDVLIAVAASGTTPWVLGAMQAARSAGTLVIGLANNPGTPVLTQADCPVLLDTGPEIISGSTRLKAGTAQKIALNTLSSALMIRLGKVYGNLMVDLKATNAKLYARAVRLVMHATGVPEDRAHAALQDADGHVKTAIVGLQLNLNAEGARHRLNAAHGHARAALEQP; from the coding sequence ATGACCCCCGACCCGACCCTGCACACCGAAGCGGTCCACCCCGCCTGGTCTGACCTTGACCTGCTCAGCCCCGGCGCCCTGATGGACGCCCTGCTGGAGGATCAGCTCGGCGCCGTCGACGCTGCCCGGCGCGCCGCGCCGGCCCTCACCGCCGCCGCGCAGGCCGCCCTGCCCCGACTCGAGCGCGGCGGGCGCCTGCTGTACGCCGGCGCCGGCACCAGCGGCCGGCTCGGCGTCCTGGACGCCACTGAACTCACCCCGACCTTCTCCTGGCCACCCGAACGGGCCGTGCCGCTCATCGCGGGCGGGCCGCGCGCCATCCGCGCGGCGGTTGAAGGTGCCGAGGACGACCGCGAGGACGGCGTCCGTGTTCTGGGCGGCGTGTCACCCACCTCGGACGACGTGCTGATCGCGGTGGCCGCCAGTGGCACCACCCCCTGGGTGCTGGGCGCCATGCAGGCGGCGCGCAGCGCCGGGACGCTCGTCATCGGTCTGGCGAACAACCCCGGCACGCCGGTCCTCACGCAGGCTGACTGTCCCGTGCTGCTCGATACCGGTCCGGAGATCATCAGCGGGTCCACCCGCCTGAAGGCCGGCACCGCCCAGAAAATCGCCCTGAATACCCTCTCCAGCGCCCTGATGATCCGCCTAGGCAAGGTGTACGGCAACCTGATGGTGGACCTGAAAGCCACCAACGCGAAACTCTACGCCCGGGCCGTGCGGCTCGTCATGCACGCCACCGGCGTCCCCGAGGACCGCGCGCACGCCGCGCTGCAGGACGCAGACGGCCACGTGAAGACCGCCATCGTGGGCCTGCAGCTGAACCTGAACGCCGAGGGGGCCCGCCACCGCCTGAACGCCGCCCACGGTCACGCCCGCGCGGCGCTGGAGCAACCGTGA
- a CDS encoding anhydro-N-acetylmuramic acid kinase, producing the protein MSGTSADGIDAALLELPGWPALGSGGPTLGALPGGAPRARVVAHTFTPYAPDLRAAVLRAARNEGGPADLAQLHWWLGEALAQAAAPLAADADLIASHGQTVQHHPRPDPSRAWARPATLQLGEAAVIAQRTGRPVVADFRPADLAAGGVGAPLVPFADWALFAQAGTHRALLNLGGIANLTVLSGADPAGVQAFDTGPANCLLDEAAARAGLTHDENGALARAGQVHEPTLAQWLTHPELTQRPPKATGREVWTLSRLSVPASLSVPDLAATATAFTARSVAAALHFLPRRPDEVIVAGGGARNPALLGALAGALGPTPLRTFDDLGWSAQGFTDATREAAAFAFLGYARAQGWPNTLPHTTGAAHSAHAGKWTPAPGAA; encoded by the coding sequence ATGAGCGGGACCAGCGCCGACGGCATCGACGCGGCGCTGCTGGAACTGCCCGGCTGGCCCGCCCTGGGCAGCGGTGGCCCCACGCTGGGCGCACTGCCCGGCGGCGCGCCGCGCGCACGCGTGGTGGCCCACACCTTCACCCCCTACGCCCCGGACCTGCGCGCCGCGGTGCTGCGGGCCGCGCGCAATGAAGGCGGCCCGGCCGACCTCGCGCAGCTGCACTGGTGGCTTGGCGAGGCCCTCGCGCAGGCCGCCGCGCCGCTGGCCGCGGACGCCGACCTGATCGCCAGCCACGGCCAGACCGTGCAGCACCACCCGCGTCCCGACCCCTCACGCGCCTGGGCGCGGCCCGCCACACTGCAACTCGGTGAAGCCGCCGTGATCGCGCAGCGCACCGGCCGGCCGGTCGTGGCGGATTTCCGGCCGGCCGACCTCGCCGCAGGCGGCGTGGGCGCTCCCCTCGTGCCCTTTGCCGACTGGGCCCTGTTCGCGCAGGCCGGCACCCACCGCGCCCTGCTGAACCTGGGCGGCATTGCGAACCTGACCGTGCTGAGCGGCGCCGACCCGGCCGGCGTGCAGGCCTTCGACACCGGCCCCGCCAACTGCCTGCTGGACGAAGCGGCCGCCAGGGCCGGCCTCACCCACGACGAGAACGGCGCCCTGGCCCGCGCCGGTCAGGTGCATGAACCCACCCTCGCCCAGTGGCTCACCCACCCGGAACTCACGCAGCGCCCGCCCAAAGCCACCGGCCGGGAAGTCTGGACCCTGAGCCGCCTGTCCGTTCCCGCGTCCCTCAGCGTCCCGGACCTCGCCGCGACCGCCACCGCCTTCACCGCCCGCAGCGTCGCCGCGGCCCTGCACTTCCTGCCTCGCCGGCCCGACGAGGTGATCGTCGCCGGCGGAGGCGCCCGCAACCCCGCCCTGCTCGGCGCGCTGGCCGGCGCGCTGGGTCCCACGCCCCTGCGCACCTTCGACGACCTCGGCTGGAGTGCGCAGGGCTTCACCGACGCCACCCGGGAAGCCGCCGCATTCGCCTTCCTCGGGTACGCCCGCGCGCAGGGCTGGCCGAACACCCTGCCCCACACCACCGGCGCCGCGCATTCCGCCCACGCCGGCAAGTGGACCCCCGCCCCCGGAGCCGCATGA
- a CDS encoding GntR family transcriptional regulator yields the protein MPFTASSLWVIPLDSASATPVYVQVAQGLTHRIESGQLRPGSALPAERDLAAHLGVSRVTVRQALALLAQQGLLTRRHGSGTFVTPPPRPGDLPARSLGLLSSFSDDVRSRGQSPGARVLNFERTHPTPQEAMGLALSPSELVYRLRRVRTADGEPLAIEDSTLPAALVGPLAAQDVQDASLYALLAARHLSPARAIRHLRAVNADLTFAPLLNVAVGAALLTTDRVSWLADGRPIEYARAHYRGDRYDFVMELQGSA from the coding sequence ATGCCGTTCACTGCCTCCTCACTCTGGGTGATTCCGCTTGACAGCGCGAGCGCCACGCCCGTGTACGTGCAGGTGGCCCAGGGACTGACCCACCGCATCGAAAGCGGCCAGCTGCGCCCCGGCAGCGCCCTGCCCGCCGAGCGTGACCTCGCCGCGCACCTGGGTGTCTCCCGCGTCACCGTGCGCCAGGCGCTGGCCCTGCTCGCCCAGCAGGGCCTCCTGACCCGCCGCCACGGCAGCGGCACCTTCGTGACCCCGCCCCCCCGCCCCGGCGACCTGCCCGCGCGCAGTCTGGGCCTGCTGTCCTCCTTCTCCGACGACGTCCGGTCCCGCGGCCAGTCGCCCGGCGCGCGCGTCCTGAACTTCGAGCGCACCCACCCCACCCCGCAGGAGGCCATGGGTCTGGCCCTCTCGCCCAGCGAACTCGTGTACCGCCTGCGCCGGGTCCGCACGGCCGACGGCGAACCCCTCGCCATTGAGGACTCCACCCTGCCGGCCGCACTGGTCGGCCCGCTGGCCGCCCAGGACGTGCAGGACGCCAGCCTCTACGCCCTGCTCGCCGCGCGGCACCTCAGCCCCGCCCGCGCCATCCGGCATCTGCGCGCCGTCAACGCCGACCTGACCTTCGCGCCGCTGCTGAACGTCGCCGTCGGCGCCGCGCTGCTCACCACCGACCGCGTCTCCTGGCTCGCGGACGGCCGGCCCATCGAGTACGCCCGCGCCCACTACCGCGGGGACCGCTACGACTTCGTGATGGAACTCCAGGGCAGCGCGTGA
- a CDS encoding ABC transporter substrate-binding protein, translating into MYTRTLTLVTLALLCTAHAAPKKVSSYASLGVTAGKSGGTYTLPLGDSPQSLFYYGAIDNNLGLISQQMFDGLVEFNLATYKIEPALAESWTISSDGRVYTFKLRQGVKWSDGQAFNADDVIFTYRNMIMNPEARAGDAGNFKLGGQDVTISKVDPMTVRFILPRPAPAFLLQQRYFIMPQHKLARYGQDSGAKASDINTAWPTNVNEAEVVGTGPFKLSNYTSGQKVTLVRNPNYWKVDAAGKQLPYLDRLEFLVIRDPQAQVAQFLAGNLDQLNISGAQFPDLKQKEVAGAPFKVMRSTALFGSPPFVAYNFDAKNAALAKVFSDVRFRRAMQSAINRERIIDSVYNGLASLPGHGVAPANKTFYANTTRQLGGFSLSDANDALDALGLKKRNAAGTRLLPNGQPLELDLTYGTDSAVYPPIATIIQSDFAKVGVKVNLRGILSSRLLSTGQSGDWEMILHAFGDQPDPELRRPIWQPGGSLYYWHRTLQPAKDGDPANTARMAGWEKEIYEIFNKAAVEPSASARKALYTRWQLLFAQNLPVTPIAKPENLGAISNKYGNYVYNLGVIPGYNPVPLIFQK; encoded by the coding sequence ATGTACACCCGCACCCTGACCCTTGTCACCCTCGCCCTGCTCTGCACCGCGCACGCCGCCCCCAAGAAGGTCAGCAGCTACGCCAGCCTGGGCGTCACCGCCGGCAAAAGCGGCGGCACCTACACCCTGCCCCTGGGCGACAGTCCCCAGAGCCTGTTCTACTACGGCGCGATCGACAACAACCTCGGCCTGATCTCCCAGCAGATGTTCGACGGCCTGGTCGAGTTCAACCTCGCCACGTACAAGATCGAGCCTGCCCTGGCCGAAAGCTGGACCATCAGCAGCGACGGCCGGGTGTACACCTTCAAGCTGCGCCAGGGCGTGAAGTGGAGTGACGGCCAGGCGTTCAACGCCGACGACGTGATCTTCACGTACAGGAACATGATCATGAACCCCGAAGCGCGCGCCGGGGACGCCGGGAACTTCAAACTCGGCGGTCAGGACGTCACCATCAGCAAGGTCGACCCCATGACCGTGCGCTTCATCCTGCCGCGCCCCGCCCCCGCCTTCCTGCTGCAGCAGCGGTACTTCATCATGCCGCAGCACAAACTCGCCAGGTACGGCCAGGACAGCGGCGCCAAGGCCAGCGACATCAACACCGCGTGGCCCACCAACGTCAATGAAGCGGAAGTTGTGGGCACCGGCCCGTTCAAGCTGAGCAACTACACCTCCGGGCAGAAGGTCACGCTGGTCCGCAACCCCAACTACTGGAAGGTGGACGCCGCCGGCAAGCAGCTGCCGTACCTCGACCGCCTGGAATTCCTGGTGATCCGCGACCCGCAGGCGCAGGTGGCCCAGTTCCTGGCCGGCAACCTCGACCAACTGAACATCAGCGGCGCGCAGTTCCCGGACCTGAAGCAGAAGGAAGTGGCCGGCGCGCCCTTCAAGGTCATGCGCTCCACCGCCCTGTTCGGCAGCCCCCCCTTCGTGGCGTACAACTTCGACGCGAAGAACGCCGCCCTCGCCAAGGTGTTCAGTGACGTGCGCTTCCGCCGCGCGATGCAGAGCGCCATCAACCGCGAGCGCATCATCGACTCGGTGTACAACGGCCTGGCCAGCCTGCCCGGGCACGGCGTGGCCCCCGCGAACAAGACCTTCTACGCCAACACCACGCGCCAGCTGGGCGGCTTCAGCCTCAGCGACGCGAACGACGCCCTGGACGCCCTGGGCCTGAAGAAACGCAACGCCGCGGGCACCCGCCTGCTTCCGAACGGCCAGCCGCTGGAACTGGACCTGACGTACGGCACCGACAGCGCCGTGTACCCCCCCATCGCCACGATTATCCAGAGTGACTTCGCGAAGGTGGGCGTCAAGGTGAACCTGCGCGGCATCCTCAGCAGCCGCCTGCTGTCCACCGGACAGAGCGGCGACTGGGAAATGATCCTGCACGCCTTCGGCGACCAGCCCGACCCGGAACTGCGCCGCCCGATCTGGCAGCCGGGCGGCAGCCTGTACTACTGGCACCGCACGCTGCAGCCGGCCAAGGACGGCGACCCGGCCAACACCGCCCGCATGGCCGGCTGGGAAAAGGAAATCTACGAGATTTTCAACAAGGCCGCCGTGGAACCCAGCGCCAGCGCCCGCAAAGCCCTGTACACCCGCTGGCAGCTGCTGTTCGCGCAGAACCTGCCGGTCACCCCGATCGCCAAACCTGAGAACCTCGGCGCGATCAGCAACAAGTACGGCAACTACGTGTACAACCTCGGCGTGATTCCCGGGTACAACCCCGTCCCGCTGATCTTCCAGAAGTAA
- a CDS encoding ABC transporter permease — MLTYTLRRVLGMIPTLLLISVVCFAVIQLQPGSFIDQYLEDPRVTKDTVASITRQLGLDQPLWAQYLTWIKGIVTHGEFGYSFVNGRPVSSLIWERLGWTVFLAVLTLLVSWLIAVPLGIYTAIHRHGKRSAALNFFGYVSLATPDFLVALLLIALVLKTGGTNVGGLFSPQFIDAPWSGAKVMDLLAHLWIPMIAIGLEGVAGLMRQMRASMLDVINQDYIRTARAKGLAGRRVLWGHAVRNAINPLISLAGLSLPSLISGTIIASIVLNLPTIGPFLYDSLLNKDQYVAMTLLLFSALLLLIGNLLSDLALAWADPRVRFE; from the coding sequence ATGCTGACGTACACCCTCCGCCGCGTCCTGGGCATGATTCCCACTCTGCTGCTGATCAGCGTGGTGTGCTTCGCCGTGATTCAGCTGCAACCCGGGTCCTTTATCGACCAGTACCTGGAGGATCCGCGGGTCACGAAGGACACGGTGGCCAGCATCACCCGGCAGCTGGGCCTGGATCAGCCCCTGTGGGCGCAGTACCTCACCTGGATCAAAGGCATCGTCACGCACGGTGAGTTCGGCTACTCGTTCGTGAACGGCCGCCCGGTGAGCAGCCTCATCTGGGAACGCCTGGGCTGGACGGTGTTCCTCGCCGTGCTGACCCTGCTGGTGTCGTGGCTGATTGCCGTGCCGCTGGGCATCTACACTGCCATCCACCGCCACGGAAAGCGCAGCGCCGCCCTGAACTTTTTCGGGTACGTCAGCCTTGCCACGCCGGACTTTCTGGTGGCGCTGCTGCTGATCGCCCTGGTGCTCAAGACCGGCGGCACGAACGTGGGCGGGCTGTTCAGCCCGCAGTTCATCGACGCGCCGTGGAGCGGCGCCAAAGTCATGGACCTGCTCGCCCACCTGTGGATTCCCATGATCGCCATTGGCCTGGAGGGCGTCGCGGGCCTGATGCGCCAGATGCGGGCCTCCATGCTGGACGTAATCAACCAGGACTACATCCGCACGGCGCGCGCCAAGGGGCTGGCTGGACGGCGGGTGCTGTGGGGACACGCGGTGCGCAACGCCATCAACCCGCTGATCAGCCTGGCGGGCCTGAGCCTGCCCAGCCTGATCAGCGGCACGATCATCGCCAGCATCGTCCTGAACCTGCCCACCATCGGGCCGTTCCTGTACGACAGCCTGCTGAACAAGGACCAGTACGTCGCCATGACCCTGCTGCTGTTCAGCGCCCTGCTGCTGCTGATCGGCAACCTGCTGTCCGACCTGGCCCTCGCGTGGGCGGACCCGCGCGTGAGGTTCGAATGA
- a CDS encoding ABC transporter permease, translating into MTAAAAPDLPTQETRRTPLQLALRRFRRNRVGVLSAWVLAALYLTALLSPFLAPYGITAQHEAYPYQRPQAVHVLHEGRLMRPFVYGVKKTRDPVTFLSTFAEDRTRPLPILLFLRGDDPTDAGYRVFGLWRSQWHLFGVKGGFYFPLGTDKFGRDLLSRMLVGSQVSLTVGVIGILISFSIGIVLGGVSGYFGGWVDNLIQRLVEVLLSFPRLPILLALSTIIPAKWPSTWVYLGIVAVLALIGWAGLARVVRGQVISARTVDYVQAARAIGSSDLRVILRHIMPNLSSFLIVTATLALPGYILGESALSFLGLGIKEPMTSWGLLLKDAQNFETLNLYPWLLLPGVLIVLSVLAFNFMGDALRDAADTQSR; encoded by the coding sequence ATGACCGCCGCTGCCGCCCCCGACCTGCCCACCCAGGAAACGCGGCGCACGCCGCTGCAGCTCGCGCTGCGCCGCTTCCGCCGCAACCGCGTGGGCGTCCTGAGCGCCTGGGTGCTGGCCGCCCTGTACCTGACCGCGCTGCTCTCCCCTTTCCTCGCTCCCTACGGCATCACCGCGCAGCATGAGGCGTACCCGTACCAACGGCCGCAGGCCGTGCACGTGCTGCACGAAGGGCGCCTGATGCGGCCGTTCGTGTACGGCGTGAAGAAAACCCGCGATCCCGTGACGTTCCTGAGCACCTTCGCCGAGGACCGGACCCGGCCGCTGCCCATCCTGCTTTTCCTGCGCGGTGACGATCCCACCGACGCGGGGTACCGCGTGTTCGGGCTGTGGCGCAGCCAGTGGCACCTGTTCGGCGTCAAAGGCGGCTTCTACTTTCCGCTGGGCACCGACAAGTTCGGGCGCGACCTGCTCTCCCGCATGCTGGTGGGCTCCCAGGTGAGCCTCACCGTGGGGGTCATCGGCATTCTGATTTCCTTCTCGATCGGGATCGTGCTGGGCGGCGTCAGCGGTTACTTCGGCGGGTGGGTGGACAACCTGATTCAGCGCCTGGTGGAGGTCCTGCTGTCCTTCCCGCGGTTGCCCATCCTGCTGGCGCTCTCCACCATCATCCCGGCGAAGTGGCCGTCCACGTGGGTGTACCTGGGCATCGTGGCGGTTCTGGCCCTGATCGGCTGGGCGGGTCTGGCGCGCGTGGTGCGCGGACAGGTGATCAGCGCCCGCACCGTGGATTACGTGCAGGCCGCCCGCGCCATCGGCAGCAGTGACCTGCGCGTGATCCTGCGTCACATCATGCCGAACCTCAGTTCTTTCCTGATCGTGACCGCCACCCTCGCCCTGCCGGGGTACATCCTGGGTGAAAGCGCCCTGAGCTTCCTGGGGTTGGGCATCAAGGAACCCATGACCAGCTGGGGCCTGCTGCTCAAGGACGCGCAGAATTTCGAAACCCTGAACCTGTACCCGTGGCTGCTGCTGCCCGGCGTGCTGATCGTGCTGTCCGTCCTGGCCTTCAACTTCATGGGGGACGCCCTGCGTGACGCCGCCGACACGCAGAGCCGCTAG
- a CDS encoding DMT family transporter, translated as MTGTPRATPTAPAAHPRPPRLLRGALLYAGALALFACLDATVKHLTQNYPVPAVASARYASQFLLMSALLLPRHGAGLLRTRRPALVTLRSAALVVLTLMMNSALQRLPLAEATAISFAAPLLIVLLAGPILGERLTAARAAGVAAGFVGVLLIAQPGGHLDPLGVTFALLAAAANAGYGLLSRALGSTERPLNMLYSSALVGTVAFSALLPWFWHGPPVTAGQGALLFSLGLTGGAGHLLFTLAYREAPASFLAPLTYLQLVWAALLGAGLFGHVPSPTALGGMLLVSVAGVSVALHDAARARR; from the coding sequence ATGACCGGAACGCCGCGCGCCACCCCCACTGCCCCCGCGGCCCACCCCCGCCCCCCACGCCTGCTGCGGGGGGCGCTGCTGTACGCCGGGGCGCTCGCGCTGTTCGCGTGCCTGGACGCCACCGTCAAGCACCTCACGCAGAACTACCCGGTGCCTGCCGTGGCCTCGGCGCGCTACGCCTCGCAGTTCCTGCTGATGAGCGCCCTGCTGCTGCCCCGGCACGGCGCGGGCCTGCTGCGCACCCGGCGGCCCGCGCTGGTCACCCTGCGCTCCGCCGCACTCGTGGTATTGACCCTGATGATGAACAGCGCCCTGCAGCGCCTCCCGCTGGCTGAAGCGACCGCCATCTCCTTTGCCGCGCCGCTGCTGATCGTGCTGCTTGCCGGGCCCATCCTGGGCGAGCGCCTGACTGCCGCGCGCGCCGCCGGCGTCGCGGCCGGGTTCGTGGGCGTGCTGCTGATCGCGCAGCCCGGCGGGCACCTCGACCCGCTCGGCGTGACGTTCGCACTGCTGGCCGCCGCCGCGAACGCCGGGTACGGCCTGCTCTCCCGCGCGCTGGGCTCTACAGAACGGCCCCTGAACATGCTGTACTCCTCCGCGCTGGTGGGCACCGTGGCCTTCAGCGCGCTGCTGCCGTGGTTCTGGCATGGTCCCCCCGTCACCGCCGGGCAGGGGGCGCTGCTGTTCAGTCTCGGCCTGACCGGTGGCGCCGGGCACCTGCTGTTCACCCTGGCGTACCGGGAGGCGCCCGCGTCGTTCCTGGCGCCGCTCACGTACCTGCAGCTGGTGTGGGCGGCCCTGCTGGGCGCCGGGCTGTTCGGGCACGTGCCCTCTCCCACTGCACTTGGCGGCATGCTGCTCGTCTCGGTGGCCGGCGTGAGTGTCGCCCTTCATGACGCCGCCCGCGCCCGGCGCTGA
- a CDS encoding N-acetylglucosamine kinase, with protein MTPLPFSLGLDAGGSSTRWSLRRGGSTVASGSGPPLTTALLGTPAGQDSLQALRAALPATPEVAHAGLPGLSADHPDTDRVREALAAALGLNPARLSVESDLDLAYRAHLAPGSGVLLYAGTGSVAYHVTRGGEVIRAGGRGYRIGDDGAGFSLGRGALRALTHDLDHGRHPEGPLAQEVAAVTGGLDWNTLRAFAYSTPGAAGLATLAPAVGRAADQGDVRAQTLLQEAAQALAALARAVQERAGTLPVTATGGTLRVSPLLVAALGRALPGVNVQHRDHAEAAARYAESHGS; from the coding sequence TTGACCCCTCTTCCCTTCAGTCTGGGGCTCGATGCGGGCGGCAGCAGCACCCGGTGGAGCCTGCGCCGCGGCGGCAGCACCGTCGCGTCCGGCTCTGGACCGCCGCTGACGACCGCGCTGCTGGGCACACCCGCCGGACAGGACAGCCTGCAGGCGCTGCGCGCCGCGCTTCCCGCCACGCCGGAGGTGGCGCACGCGGGCCTGCCGGGCCTCAGCGCTGACCACCCGGATACCGACCGGGTCCGCGAGGCGCTCGCCGCCGCGCTCGGCCTGAACCCGGCGCGCCTGAGCGTCGAAAGTGACCTGGACCTGGCGTACCGCGCGCACCTGGCGCCCGGCAGCGGCGTGCTGCTGTACGCCGGAACGGGCAGCGTCGCGTACCACGTCACGCGCGGCGGCGAGGTCATCCGCGCGGGGGGACGCGGGTACCGTATCGGTGACGACGGCGCCGGATTCAGCCTGGGCCGCGGCGCCCTACGCGCGCTGACCCACGACCTGGACCACGGCCGGCACCCCGAAGGGCCGCTGGCGCAGGAGGTCGCTGCCGTGACGGGCGGCCTGGACTGGAACACCCTGCGCGCCTTTGCGTACAGCACGCCCGGCGCGGCGGGCCTGGCGACCCTCGCTCCGGCAGTGGGGCGCGCCGCAGACCAGGGCGACGTGCGCGCGCAGACGCTGCTTCAGGAGGCCGCCCAGGCGCTCGCCGCCCTGGCACGGGCCGTGCAGGAACGCGCCGGAACGCTGCCCGTCACGGCCACCGGCGGCACCCTGCGGGTCAGTCCGCTGCTCGTGGCGGCGCTAGGGCGCGCGCTGCCCGGCGTGAACGTGCAGCACCGCGATCACGCGGAGGCGGCAGCCCGGTACGCGGAATCCCACGGGTCCTGA